A region of Dermabacter vaginalis DNA encodes the following proteins:
- a CDS encoding ROK family transcriptional regulator → MNSPTVPERLTLDTLPPSARRVYLELLRYGPLPRTQLAERLGLSAASLTRVTAPLVEAELMLQGTPVPSEVGRPAIPLSVNLTSFALIGLSITHESLVAIVTDARATVLDSRTSRLTDLRPTAVLGEAAALIGELRDALAAKNPALPIAGVGVNIGAQIDGGRVVREAPFLGWTNVRAADRLEELTGLPVLIVHDLTSLAEAENWFGAGLEASRFIVVTVGIGTGFALVMDGRVITDENTGFGTVTEAIRGADWPDLSGARPLTAEESARAARKVGRLVGTAAAFTMPQAVVISGEGARFLAGNEEELDAGIAEVRHVSASGLDIQLREHDFAFWARGAATAAIQWILGVGEVIAR, encoded by the coding sequence GTGAACTCCCCCACCGTCCCCGAGCGACTCACCCTCGACACACTCCCGCCATCGGCAAGGCGCGTGTACCTCGAGCTGCTCCGCTACGGGCCGCTTCCGCGCACGCAGCTCGCCGAGCGGCTCGGGCTGAGCGCCGCTTCCCTCACGCGCGTCACGGCCCCGCTCGTGGAAGCGGAGCTCATGCTTCAGGGAACCCCCGTTCCGAGCGAGGTGGGCCGGCCGGCGATCCCCCTCTCGGTGAACCTCACGAGCTTCGCCCTCATCGGGCTGTCAATTACGCACGAGAGCCTCGTGGCGATCGTGACCGATGCACGCGCAACCGTGCTCGATTCGCGCACCTCTCGCCTCACCGACCTGCGCCCCACCGCCGTGCTGGGCGAGGCTGCCGCCCTCATCGGCGAGCTACGCGACGCTCTCGCTGCGAAGAATCCCGCGCTGCCCATCGCGGGCGTTGGCGTGAATATCGGTGCACAAATCGACGGCGGGCGCGTCGTCCGCGAAGCCCCATTCCTCGGGTGGACGAACGTGCGCGCCGCCGATCGGCTCGAAGAACTCACGGGCCTTCCCGTCCTCATCGTGCATGATCTGACCTCCCTTGCCGAAGCGGAAAACTGGTTCGGCGCGGGCCTTGAGGCCTCGAGGTTCATCGTGGTGACCGTCGGAATTGGCACGGGCTTTGCCCTCGTGATGGACGGGCGGGTGATCACGGACGAGAACACGGGTTTCGGCACGGTCACCGAGGCCATCCGGGGGGCCGACTGGCCTGATTTGAGCGGCGCCCGCCCCCTCACCGCCGAGGAGTCGGCGCGCGCGGCCCGCAAGGTGGGCCGGCTTGTGGGAACGGCCGCAGCGTTCACGATGCCGCAGGCCGTCGTGATTTCCGGCGAGGGCGCGCGGTTCCTCGCGGGGAACGAGGAGGAGCTCGACGCGGGCATCGCCGAAGTGAGGCACGTGAGCGCGAGCGGCCTCGACATCCAGCTTCGCGAGCACGATTTCGCCTTTTGGGCGCGCGGCGCTGCGACCGCCGCGATCCAGTGGATCCTCGGCGTGGGCGAGGTAATCGCTCGCTAG
- a CDS encoding ABC transporter substrate-binding protein: MATTTRRGFLAGMAGLGTLGALAGCGGSNSGGTSLEYFQFKSEAIDLFNAMCEEYNAQSNNIRVRQNFQADNVTALRVRLVKNTMPDIVSINGDYNFGSIARSGVFYDFAKTDLLDKVQDAVGEILPSLGAGADGEVNGLPLSTNGSGMIYNKDIFDDFGIEPPKTWDDLIAAAEEFAAGGVDPFYWGFRDNWTGAPMFSSISGNFLPNVADWYQKRLDGETTFEDLRPVLEKMNQIAKMGNKNKYEVDYNGGNQGFAQGKAAIYVHGTYAIPAIRSYNPDINLGTFATPADDPADTRVVSGVDVALTMGVEPEHEEEALDFMRYLMKEENVLAYCKEQVAFPTLKDTETDDPALQGLQDYFANDLIATYSDHNFPQGVNLNNYMQQFLIDHDIDAFIKTLDTQWDKVAKRMAATA; encoded by the coding sequence ATGGCGACCACCACCCGTCGCGGCTTCCTCGCGGGCATGGCGGGTCTCGGGACCCTCGGCGCGCTCGCGGGATGCGGCGGCTCAAACTCGGGCGGCACCTCGCTCGAATACTTCCAGTTCAAGTCCGAGGCCATCGACCTGTTCAACGCGATGTGCGAGGAATACAACGCGCAATCGAACAACATTCGCGTGCGGCAAAACTTCCAGGCCGACAACGTGACGGCGCTGCGCGTGCGACTCGTGAAGAACACCATGCCCGACATCGTCTCGATCAACGGCGACTACAACTTCGGCTCCATCGCCCGCTCGGGCGTGTTCTACGACTTCGCAAAAACCGACCTTCTCGACAAGGTGCAAGACGCCGTGGGCGAGATCCTCCCGAGCCTCGGCGCGGGTGCCGACGGCGAAGTCAACGGCCTGCCGCTCTCCACCAACGGCTCCGGCATGATCTACAACAAGGACATCTTCGACGACTTCGGCATCGAGCCGCCGAAGACCTGGGACGACCTCATCGCCGCAGCCGAAGAGTTCGCCGCGGGCGGCGTGGACCCGTTCTACTGGGGCTTCCGCGACAACTGGACCGGCGCGCCCATGTTCTCGTCGATCTCCGGCAACTTCCTGCCGAACGTCGCCGATTGGTACCAGAAGCGCCTCGACGGCGAGACGACCTTCGAAGACCTCCGCCCCGTGCTGGAAAAGATGAACCAGATCGCCAAGATGGGCAACAAGAACAAGTACGAGGTCGACTACAACGGCGGCAACCAGGGCTTCGCCCAAGGCAAAGCCGCGATCTACGTGCACGGCACCTACGCGATCCCCGCGATCCGCTCCTACAACCCCGACATCAACCTCGGCACGTTCGCGACCCCCGCCGACGACCCGGCTGATACGCGCGTGGTTTCCGGCGTGGACGTGGCCCTCACGATGGGCGTCGAGCCCGAGCACGAAGAAGAAGCCCTCGACTTCATGCGCTACCTCATGAAGGAAGAAAACGTGCTCGCCTACTGCAAGGAACAGGTGGCCTTCCCGACCCTCAAGGACACCGAGACCGACGACCCGGCCCTCCAGGGACTTCAGGACTACTTCGCGAACGACCTCATCGCCACGTACTCCGACCACAACTTCCCGCAGGGAGTCAACCTCAACAACTACATGCAGCAGTTCCTGATCGACCACGACATCGACGCGTTCATTAAGACGCTCGACACGCAGTGGGACAAGGTCGCAAAACGCATGGCCGCGACGGCGTAA
- a CDS encoding carbohydrate ABC transporter permease, with translation MSATHTKSGSAPVLRSKKKRIDPAHIWMVIPAIIIFVALLVWPLLQGIFYTFTNYQGYGDWRFVGLDNYKFLFQDDVIWGSYGFTFLFAISSTLATNVIAMVLALLLNSAIKAKNLFRGIFFLPYMLPVLIVSYIFSYLFTNNIPLIGQWLGWEWLSSSLLANESLAWLAIVFVGVWQGVAFTTLIYISGLQTVPEEVYEAASLDGANKWKQFWKITFPLIMPFFTINVVLSFKNSLGVFDQVVALTEGGPGTATQSISFLIFKNGFQGGEFAYQTANGVIYFIILIVLSFAQLRFLQSKEVN, from the coding sequence GTGTCTGCAACGCACACAAAATCCGGCTCTGCGCCGGTACTTCGCTCGAAAAAGAAGCGAATCGATCCCGCCCACATCTGGATGGTCATTCCCGCGATCATCATCTTCGTGGCCCTGCTCGTGTGGCCGCTCCTCCAGGGCATCTTCTACACGTTCACGAACTACCAGGGCTACGGTGACTGGCGCTTCGTGGGCCTCGACAACTACAAGTTCCTTTTCCAGGATGACGTGATCTGGGGAAGCTACGGCTTCACGTTCCTCTTCGCGATCTCCTCGACGCTTGCGACGAACGTCATCGCGATGGTTCTCGCGCTCTTGCTGAACTCGGCAATCAAAGCGAAGAACCTCTTTCGCGGGATCTTCTTCCTCCCGTACATGCTCCCCGTGCTGATCGTCTCGTACATCTTCAGCTACCTCTTCACGAACAACATTCCGCTCATTGGCCAATGGCTCGGCTGGGAATGGCTCTCCTCCTCGCTGCTTGCCAACGAGAGCCTCGCGTGGCTCGCGATCGTGTTCGTGGGTGTGTGGCAGGGTGTCGCCTTCACGACCCTCATCTACATCTCGGGCCTGCAAACCGTGCCCGAAGAGGTCTACGAGGCCGCTTCGCTCGACGGCGCGAACAAGTGGAAGCAGTTCTGGAAAATCACCTTCCCGCTCATCATGCCGTTCTTCACGATCAACGTCGTGTTGAGCTTCAAGAACTCCCTCGGCGTCTTCGACCAGGTCGTTGCCCTCACCGAGGGCGGCCCCGGCACCGCCACCCAGTCGATCTCATTTTTGATCTTCAAGAACGGCTTCCAGGGCGGCGAATTCGCCTACCAGACGGCGAACGGCGTCATCTACTTCATCATCCTCATCGTGCTGTCGTTTGCGCAGCTGCGATTCCTCCAGTCGAAGGAGGTCAACTGA
- a CDS encoding carbohydrate ABC transporter permease gives MSTQSIPTPGAAETPTNESIEKGGASVGKPPHRKRRYRLHRTNWWATALVAVLSLTILVPLYFAVVTAFKTAPELAESGFGLPNQWNLDNFVEAWRLTEFPKRLMTSAIITVGAVIVTLLTNSMVAYAIARNLHRKSFQFLYYFFVAALFVPFPIIMLPVVKQTAALGIDNEAGLILLYTVYGLAMNILLYVSFLKSLPEELEEAARLEGASTWTVFWKIVFPLMGPMNATVGILTCLWSWNDFMLPLVILSDPDSQTLPLAQYVFQGQFNTNYPVSFASYLMAIAPMMLVYVFAQKWIISGVMRGSTK, from the coding sequence ATGAGTACCCAGTCGATTCCCACCCCGGGTGCCGCAGAAACACCCACGAACGAAAGCATCGAGAAGGGCGGGGCAAGCGTCGGAAAGCCCCCGCACCGCAAGCGCCGCTACCGCCTCCACCGCACAAACTGGTGGGCGACCGCCCTCGTGGCCGTTCTTTCCCTGACGATCCTCGTGCCGCTGTACTTCGCGGTGGTGACCGCGTTCAAAACGGCGCCCGAGCTCGCCGAGAGCGGCTTCGGCCTGCCGAACCAGTGGAACCTCGACAACTTCGTGGAGGCGTGGAGACTCACCGAGTTCCCGAAACGCCTCATGACGAGCGCGATCATCACGGTTGGCGCCGTGATCGTCACGCTGCTCACGAACTCGATGGTGGCCTACGCGATCGCGCGTAACCTCCACCGCAAGAGCTTCCAGTTCCTCTACTACTTCTTCGTGGCGGCGCTCTTCGTGCCGTTCCCGATCATCATGCTGCCCGTGGTGAAGCAGACGGCCGCACTCGGCATCGACAATGAAGCCGGCCTGATCCTCCTGTACACCGTGTACGGGCTCGCCATGAACATCCTGCTCTACGTGAGCTTCCTGAAGTCACTGCCGGAGGAACTCGAAGAGGCCGCACGCCTCGAAGGCGCCTCGACGTGGACCGTGTTCTGGAAGATCGTGTTCCCGCTCATGGGTCCCATGAACGCGACGGTCGGCATCCTCACGTGCCTGTGGTCGTGGAACGACTTCATGCTGCCGCTCGTGATCCTCTCCGACCCCGACTCGCAGACGCTGCCGCTCGCGCAGTACGTGTTCCAGGGTCAGTTCAACACGAACTACCCGGTTTCCTTCGCGAGCTACCTCATGGCAATCGCGCCCATGATGCTCGTGTACGTCTTCGCGCAGAAGTGGATCATCTCGGGCGTCATGCGAGGCTCGACCAAGTAG
- a CDS encoding dihydroxyacetone kinase subunit DhaK, which yields MPAFYSDSASPSFYALTAIAAAAGDTVTLSRDPYFVSAANPAPERTVALVSGGGAGHEPMHAGFVGRGGLDAAVPGEVFTSPHSRQIFEASRAVAKSGGVLHIVKNYTGDCINFNIAAERLSAEGIESAQVLVDDDLGTDSGAVGRRGIAGTTLVEKVLGAAADQGLGLAELKELGDALVAATRSLSVARRAHTSPGADHLAFDVEEGTLEYGVGIHGESAKETIAQPTLEELTQRMISELREALAEKLEASAGALLFVNGLGGLAPLELLHIQTAAHEALADAGVNVRVAFSGNYTTALDMAGFSITLTALEEEWLEYVCAPHETAALPTPRLVPEGFDVHAGREAENGGEDAAEDEASAEAKQASDWLSMFVETFESSRAALDEIDQKAGDGDVGTNLANAAKATLTRASGKDADLAADLNSIAEGFLNDTGGSSGPLFGLAFQEIAAAAKNGTSLVEGVKEARAAVTRVGGAEPGDRTIVDVLEAVATSGAEKLDAAAIGAAIDGAESTKEMSSGRGRSSYLGDRVLGTPDPGALGMALALALVAEAAGADVKAERERLASLIG from the coding sequence GTGCCGGCGTTTTACTCAGATTCTGCGTCCCCATCGTTCTACGCGCTGACCGCGATTGCTGCAGCGGCAGGTGACACCGTCACCCTTTCGCGCGACCCGTACTTCGTGAGCGCGGCGAACCCCGCTCCGGAGCGCACCGTTGCGCTCGTGAGCGGCGGCGGCGCAGGCCACGAGCCCATGCACGCGGGATTCGTGGGGCGCGGAGGCCTCGATGCGGCGGTGCCGGGCGAAGTGTTCACCTCCCCGCATTCGCGCCAGATTTTCGAGGCGAGCCGCGCCGTGGCGAAGAGCGGCGGCGTGCTCCACATCGTCAAGAACTACACGGGCGATTGCATCAACTTCAATATCGCGGCGGAGCGTCTTTCGGCCGAAGGGATCGAGAGCGCGCAGGTCCTCGTCGATGATGACCTCGGTACCGATTCGGGTGCCGTGGGCCGTCGCGGCATTGCCGGCACGACCCTCGTGGAGAAGGTTCTTGGCGCTGCCGCCGATCAGGGCCTTGGCCTCGCGGAACTCAAGGAGCTCGGTGACGCGCTCGTCGCCGCCACGCGTTCGCTCTCGGTCGCGCGCCGCGCCCACACCTCCCCCGGCGCCGATCACCTCGCGTTCGATGTCGAGGAAGGCACGCTCGAATACGGCGTGGGCATCCACGGGGAAAGCGCGAAGGAAACAATCGCGCAGCCGACGCTTGAAGAGCTCACGCAGCGCATGATTTCCGAGTTGCGCGAGGCCCTCGCCGAGAAGCTCGAGGCGAGCGCGGGCGCGCTGCTCTTCGTCAACGGCCTTGGCGGCCTCGCCCCGCTCGAACTGCTGCACATCCAAACCGCGGCGCACGAAGCCCTCGCGGATGCGGGTGTCAACGTGCGCGTCGCGTTCTCGGGCAACTACACGACGGCGCTCGACATGGCCGGGTTCTCGATCACGCTCACGGCGCTCGAAGAGGAGTGGCTCGAGTACGTGTGTGCTCCGCATGAGACGGCCGCACTGCCCACGCCGCGCCTCGTGCCGGAAGGCTTCGACGTGCACGCGGGCCGCGAGGCCGAAAACGGGGGCGAAGACGCTGCTGAAGATGAAGCTTCGGCTGAGGCGAAGCAGGCGTCGGACTGGCTTTCGATGTTCGTGGAAACGTTCGAGAGTTCCCGCGCGGCGCTCGATGAGATCGACCAGAAGGCCGGCGATGGCGACGTGGGCACGAATCTCGCGAACGCGGCGAAGGCGACTCTCACGCGCGCGAGTGGGAAAGATGCGGATCTTGCGGCCGACCTCAATTCGATTGCGGAGGGCTTCCTCAACGACACGGGCGGCTCTTCCGGTCCGCTGTTTGGCCTCGCCTTCCAGGAGATCGCGGCGGCGGCGAAGAACGGCACCTCACTTGTGGAGGGCGTGAAGGAGGCCCGCGCGGCGGTCACGCGCGTGGGTGGCGCCGAGCCGGGCGACCGCACGATCGTGGATGTGCTCGAGGCTGTTGCAACGTCGGGAGCTGAGAAGCTGGATGCCGCGGCGATCGGCGCCGCCATCGACGGTGCGGAGTCCACGAAGGAGATGTCGAGCGGTCGCGGGCGTTCGAGCTACCTCGGCGATCGCGTGCTCGGCACGCCTGACCCGGGCGCACTCGGCATGGCGCTCGCGCTCGCGCTCGTCGCAGAAGCGGCGGGTGCCGATGTGAAGGCCGAACGCGAGAGGCTCGCCTCCCTCATCGGCTAG
- a CDS encoding alpha-glucosidase encodes MNDNLRPMPPLAHAPGADQPDWWKNGVVYQIYPRSFADANGDGIGDLRGIINHVDHLAALGIQTVWLSPIYPSPQDDNGYDIANYRDIEPMFGTLGDFDELIEKLHANGIRLVMDLVVNHSSDEHEWFLESRSSRENPKRDWYIWRDAREVEGLKPGERGTEPNNWDSAFSGPGWQWDEETEQFYLHMFSRKQPDLNWENPEVREAVYDMMRWWLDRGVDGFRMDVINLISKPEGLPDGPPTQDGLGSAFAMVMTGPRFHEFMQEMRREVFAKYPKTFVNVGETPGITAQDALLTSNPERGELEMVFQFEHVGLEHEGHKFNPSRPLPLHELAGNLARWDREVAEEGGWNSLYFENHDQPRSVSRWGDDDPAWRVRSAKALAGMLHAHRGTPYVYQGQELGQVNFPWERLEQFRDIEVLNYVRESEQFGHGSFGELLPGISDMNRDNARTPMPWTGVVDSGAGFGEGKPWIAVNPSAAEGVNAADQVGVEGSVFEFYRALIALRKSEPLLVSGGFELLGPVESMGEGLPGQSGPSRVWAVRRSAAGEGADASSLIAVANFSREAVELSSDVWPEGAEVVLSNVAEGERSGEQKLGGWEFALLKA; translated from the coding sequence ATGAACGACAATCTTCGCCCCATGCCCCCGCTCGCCCACGCCCCCGGCGCCGACCAACCCGACTGGTGGAAAAACGGCGTCGTCTACCAGATCTACCCGCGCTCTTTCGCTGACGCGAACGGCGACGGCATCGGCGACCTCCGCGGCATCATCAACCATGTTGACCACCTCGCCGCACTCGGCATCCAAACCGTGTGGCTCTCGCCGATCTACCCCTCGCCGCAAGACGACAACGGCTACGACATCGCCAACTACCGCGACATCGAACCCATGTTCGGCACCCTCGGCGACTTCGACGAACTCATCGAAAAGCTCCACGCGAACGGAATCCGTCTCGTCATGGACCTCGTCGTCAACCACTCGAGCGACGAGCACGAATGGTTCCTCGAATCCCGCTCCTCGCGCGAAAACCCCAAGCGCGACTGGTACATCTGGCGCGACGCCCGCGAGGTGGAGGGCCTGAAGCCCGGCGAACGCGGCACCGAACCCAACAACTGGGACTCCGCCTTCAGCGGCCCCGGCTGGCAGTGGGACGAAGAAACCGAGCAGTTCTACCTGCACATGTTCTCCCGCAAACAGCCCGACCTCAACTGGGAAAACCCCGAGGTCCGCGAGGCCGTGTACGACATGATGCGCTGGTGGCTCGACCGCGGCGTCGACGGCTTCCGCATGGACGTCATCAACCTCATCTCGAAGCCCGAAGGCCTCCCCGACGGCCCGCCCACGCAGGACGGCCTCGGCTCCGCCTTCGCAATGGTCATGACCGGCCCGCGCTTCCACGAATTCATGCAGGAAATGCGTCGCGAGGTCTTCGCAAAATACCCGAAGACCTTCGTCAACGTTGGCGAAACCCCCGGCATCACCGCTCAGGATGCGCTCCTCACCTCCAACCCGGAACGCGGCGAACTCGAGATGGTGTTCCAGTTCGAACACGTTGGCCTCGAGCACGAAGGGCACAAGTTCAACCCGTCGCGCCCGCTGCCCCTTCACGAACTCGCCGGCAACCTCGCCCGCTGGGATCGCGAAGTTGCCGAAGAAGGCGGCTGGAACTCCCTCTACTTCGAAAACCACGATCAGCCCCGCTCGGTGTCCCGCTGGGGCGACGACGACCCCGCGTGGCGTGTGCGCAGCGCGAAGGCGCTCGCGGGCATGCTCCACGCGCACCGCGGCACCCCGTACGTGTACCAGGGCCAGGAACTCGGCCAGGTGAACTTCCCGTGGGAGCGCCTCGAGCAGTTCCGCGACATCGAGGTGCTCAACTACGTGCGCGAATCGGAGCAGTTCGGTCACGGCAGCTTCGGCGAGCTCCTTCCCGGCATCAGCGACATGAACCGCGACAACGCCCGCACCCCCATGCCGTGGACCGGCGTGGTCGATTCGGGTGCCGGCTTCGGCGAGGGTAAACCGTGGATCGCTGTGAACCCCTCCGCAGCCGAGGGCGTGAATGCCGCCGACCAGGTTGGGGTCGAAGGCTCGGTTTTCGAGTTCTACCGCGCCCTCATCGCGCTACGCAAGAGCGAGCCGCTCCTTGTTTCGGGCGGCTTCGAGCTGCTCGGCCCGGTCGAAAGCATGGGGGAGGGGCTGCCCGGGCAGTCCGGTCCGTCGCGTGTCTGGGCCGTGCGCAGGTCCGCGGCGGGGGAGGGGGCCGACGCCTCCTCGCTCATCGCCGTTGCCAATTTCTCGCGCGAGGCCGTTGAGCTTAGTTCCGACGTGTGGCCCGAGGGCGCCGAGGTTGTGTTGTCGAACGTCGCCGAAGGCGAGCGCTCCGGCGAGCAGAAGCTCGGTGGATGGGAGTTCGCGCTGCTCAAGGCGTGA